A single region of the Fusobacterium sp. genome encodes:
- a CDS encoding NUDIX hydrolase, which translates to MKLEKLEDLKFLKIAVEKHPTTGIQLEYLDKPNAIAALVLNATGNKALLVKQYRPGFQGYMYEIPAGIMEDGENPLYTLEREIEEETGYLKNDYNLIYNPKKPLILSPGYTSESLYIYIIQLKNDSITPQNLKLDIGEDLVDTWFPLSEIEDVTTDFKTVFTIHLYKNIKNS; encoded by the coding sequence ATGAAATTAGAAAAATTGGAAGACTTAAAATTCCTTAAAATCGCTGTTGAAAAACATCCAACTACTGGAATACAATTGGAATATTTAGATAAACCTAATGCAATTGCTGCTCTTGTATTAAATGCAACTGGAAATAAGGCTCTTCTTGTAAAACAATATAGACCTGGATTCCAAGGGTATATGTATGAGATTCCTGCTGGGATAATGGAAGATGGAGAAAATCCTTTGTACACTTTAGAAAGAGAAATAGAAGAAGAAACTGGATACTTAAAAAATGATTATAATCTTATTTATAATCCTAAAAAACCTTTGATCCTGTCTCCAGGATATACAAGTGAATCTCTATATATTTATATTATACAGCTAAAAAATGACTCTATCACTCCACAAAACTTAAAATTAGACATTGGAGAAGACTTAGTTGATACTTGGTTCCCCTTAAGTGAAATTGAAGATGTTACAACAGATTTTAAAACTGTCTTTACTATTCATCTTTATAAAAACATCAAAAATTCTTAA
- a CDS encoding DUF1576 domain-containing protein codes for MDNFNRKRMKKIKILSGILIGFIVISFMGYVIHERENIFTGILKIITSPAVLITDFLVIGGIGASFVNAFLIFLFNFTIIKMLKIEINGLIIASFFTVFGFSFFGKNILNILPFYLGGILYSLYEHIDFKEIFITISFASALAPFVSEVAFRVDTTDTSYLNAIALGILIGFIVTPLAKKMASFHEGFNLYNLGFTGGILGAVITSILKLYKFQITPQRIISVEYDLALKLICSGVFLSLIIIGYFINGSSFAGYKKLLEDTGLKADYVQRYGFGLTYINMGIMGFVAMGFVVLLGETFNGPLLAGILTIVGFSAYGKHFLNTIPVLIGVYLAKFGSNTDTFTVALSGLFGTSLAPISGVYGTFWGIVAGWLHLAVVQSIGTVHGGLNLYNNGFSAGIVAGFLLPVMDMIKNHKDKERLKYLKRKKQLYEAINLERKKFEELDEEH; via the coding sequence GTGGATAATTTTAATAGAAAAAGAATGAAAAAAATAAAAATCTTATCAGGAATTCTGATAGGTTTTATCGTTATATCCTTTATGGGCTATGTTATTCATGAAAGAGAAAATATTTTTACTGGAATTTTAAAAATCATAACATCTCCAGCTGTTCTTATTACAGATTTCCTTGTAATAGGAGGTATTGGAGCTTCATTTGTGAATGCTTTCCTAATATTTTTATTTAATTTCACCATCATCAAAATGTTAAAAATTGAAATAAATGGATTAATAATTGCTTCTTTTTTCACTGTTTTTGGATTTTCATTTTTTGGTAAAAACATCTTAAACATTCTGCCTTTCTATCTTGGAGGGATTCTCTACAGTCTTTATGAACACATAGATTTTAAAGAAATATTTATTACTATATCTTTTGCCAGTGCTCTTGCTCCTTTTGTAAGTGAAGTTGCTTTCAGAGTAGATACTACTGATACATCATATCTTAATGCTATAGCTTTAGGAATATTAATAGGATTTATTGTTACTCCTCTTGCTAAAAAAATGGCTTCTTTCCATGAAGGGTTCAACTTATATAACTTAGGATTCACTGGTGGGATATTAGGTGCTGTAATTACTTCCATTTTAAAGCTGTATAAGTTCCAAATAACCCCTCAGCGAATAATTTCAGTAGAATATGACCTTGCTCTTAAATTAATCTGTTCTGGAGTCTTTCTGAGCCTTATAATCATCGGTTACTTTATTAATGGAAGTTCATTTGCAGGTTATAAAAAACTTTTAGAAGACACAGGATTAAAAGCAGATTATGTCCAACGTTATGGTTTTGGTCTTACATACATAAATATGGGTATAATGGGATTTGTTGCAATGGGGTTTGTTGTTTTACTTGGGGAAACTTTCAATGGTCCTCTTTTAGCAGGTATTCTTACTATAGTAGGGTTCTCAGCTTATGGAAAACATTTCCTCAACACTATTCCTGTTTTAATAGGTGTATACCTTGCTAAATTTGGAAGCAATACTGATACATTTACTGTTGCTCTTTCTGGACTTTTTGGTACTTCTCTTGCTCCAATATCTGGAGTATACGGAACTTTCTGGGGAATAGTAGCTGGATGGCTTCACCTTGCAGTAGTACAAAGTATTGGAACTGTTCATGGAGGTCTTAATCTTTATAATAATGGATTTTCTGCTGGTATAGTAGCTGGATTTCTTCTTCCTGTAATGGATATGATTAAAAATCATAAAGATAAAGAAAGATTGAAATATTTAAAAAGAAAAAAACAGCTTTATGAAGCAATAAATTTAGAGAGAAAAAAATTTGAGGAGCTTGATGAAGAACATTAA
- a CDS encoding GIY-YIG nuclease family protein, giving the protein MEYYIYIIRCRDNSLYTGITTDLKRRYKEHEQGIGAKYTKSKGVLGIEIFFKCNGRSEASKIEYYIKKMTKDQKEKELNKINGFKTLILRDLGIIIK; this is encoded by the coding sequence ATGGAATATTATATATATATTATAAGATGCAGAGATAATTCCCTATATACAGGGATAACTACTGATTTAAAAAGAAGATATAAAGAACATGAACAAGGAATAGGAGCAAAATATACAAAATCAAAAGGAGTTTTAGGAATAGAAATATTCTTTAAATGTAATGGAAGAAGCGAAGCATCCAAGATTGAGTATTATATAAAAAAAATGACAAAGGATCAAAAAGAGAAAGAACTCAATAAAATCAATGGGTTTAAAACGTTGATATTAAGAGATTTAGGAATAATTATAAAATAA